The following are encoded together in the Deinococcus malanensis genome:
- a CDS encoding family 16 glycosylhydrolase, translated as MLTLVTGAQTQSNAPTRWTENFDRLDTSTWGVSTWNGFWQNDQVKGAFQKQNVYTDGRGHLVLMLDVKACPQGLCAQAAEVQTHRRFGFGRYSVRMRAASHTPEARTPGRARPGNISGAFSFFNNSATEIDVEIEGHRTSFMNAAAWTSLKTKTAALVPSPQRTDLARDFHTYTWDWQPHRLAFSIDGVKVWETRQHVPQQPGHLMLNVWPTMDPNWGGQVKPGRVYMLVDSVSFQPL; from the coding sequence ATGCTGACACTCGTGACGGGAGCGCAGACCCAGTCGAACGCCCCTACACGCTGGACCGAGAACTTTGATCGCCTGGATACCTCCACCTGGGGCGTGTCCACCTGGAACGGCTTCTGGCAGAACGATCAGGTCAAGGGCGCTTTTCAGAAGCAGAACGTCTATACCGATGGCCGCGGTCACCTCGTTCTGATGCTGGACGTCAAGGCCTGCCCCCAGGGTCTGTGTGCCCAGGCGGCTGAGGTCCAGACCCACCGCCGGTTCGGGTTCGGTCGCTACAGCGTGCGGATGCGCGCTGCCAGCCACACTCCCGAGGCCCGTACGCCCGGACGCGCACGCCCCGGTAATATCAGCGGTGCCTTCAGCTTCTTCAACAACAGCGCCACCGAAATCGACGTGGAGATCGAGGGTCACCGCACCAGTTTCATGAACGCGGCGGCCTGGACCAGCCTGAAGACCAAGACCGCCGCCCTGGTGCCCTCGCCCCAGCGTACCGATCTGGCGCGTGATTTCCACACCTACACCTGGGACTGGCAGCCTCACCGCCTGGCCTTCAGCATTGACGGCGTGAAGGTTTGGGAGACCCGCCAGCACGTGCCCCAGCAGCCCGGGCACCTGATGCTCAATGTCTGGCCCACCATGGACCCCAACTGGGGCGGTCAGGTCAAACCCGGCCGGGTCTACATGCTGGTGGATTCGGTCAGCTTTCAGCCGCTCTGA
- the gatC gene encoding Asp-tRNA(Asn)/Glu-tRNA(Gln) amidotransferase subunit GatC, which produces MIDAAQLDHLAQLARLHLEPEERESMTADLNSILGYFEQLREVNTDGVEEMQRPVDLVNVLRDDVPGEVFAPEVIEALAPEMQGGQIRVPRTVEAD; this is translated from the coding sequence ATGATTGACGCGGCCCAGTTGGACCACCTCGCGCAGCTCGCGCGGCTGCACCTCGAACCTGAAGAGCGCGAATCGATGACCGCCGACCTGAACAGCATCCTGGGGTACTTCGAACAACTCCGGGAAGTGAATACCGACGGTGTCGAGGAAATGCAGCGGCCGGTGGATCTGGTCAACGTGCTGCGTGACGACGTGCCCGGTGAGGTGTTTGCCCCCGAGGTGATCGAGGCCCTGGCCCCCGAGATGCAGGGCGGACAGATCCGCGTGCCCCGCACGGTCGAGGCCGACTGA
- the serS gene encoding serine--tRNA ligase yields the protein MLDLRFIRDNPETVRRAIEVKGVNLDLDDLLSLDRELTARKQQVEAMQAERNANAKLVPKATPEERPALIQKGKDLGDELKAQEPALRAQEEQLRQLLLRVPNIPHAGVPVGKDDTENVELRREGQLPTFSVAPLDHVELLEKQGWSDPERVARVSGSRSYLLKGEAVMLEMAVLTFALDFLSARGFTPLSTTALARPEAFVGSGHFPGGEDQVYKIEGDELMLAGTAEVPVNSLFAGEQLPLDTLPVTYAAISAAFRSEAGSAGRDVRGLIRVHEFRKVEQYVMCRADEHEALRWFDTLLTNAEGLLQALELPYRVVQNCTGDMGAGKVLMYDIETWVPSEEKYRETHSCSYLGDWQARRTGLRYRDEDGRLVYAHTLNNTGIAAPRILVPLLENHQLADGRIRIPQALRPYLGGKEVIGQPVR from the coding sequence ATGCTCGACCTGCGCTTTATCCGCGACAATCCAGAAACCGTCCGCCGCGCCATCGAGGTCAAGGGCGTGAACCTAGACCTGGACGATCTGCTGAGCCTCGACCGTGAACTGACCGCCCGGAAGCAGCAGGTCGAGGCCATGCAGGCCGAGCGCAACGCGAATGCCAAGCTGGTGCCCAAAGCCACCCCCGAGGAGCGCCCGGCCCTGATTCAGAAGGGCAAGGATCTGGGCGACGAACTCAAGGCCCAGGAACCGGCCCTGCGTGCGCAGGAGGAGCAACTGCGTCAGCTGCTGCTGCGCGTGCCGAACATTCCGCATGCCGGAGTGCCGGTCGGGAAGGACGACACCGAGAACGTGGAACTGCGCCGCGAAGGCCAGCTGCCCACCTTCAGCGTGGCGCCGCTGGATCACGTCGAACTGCTGGAAAAACAGGGCTGGAGCGACCCAGAGCGTGTCGCGCGGGTCTCGGGCAGCCGCAGCTACCTGCTTAAGGGCGAGGCGGTCATGCTGGAGATGGCCGTGCTGACCTTTGCGCTGGACTTCCTGAGTGCACGCGGCTTTACGCCGCTGTCCACTACCGCCCTGGCCCGGCCCGAGGCTTTTGTCGGCAGCGGACATTTCCCCGGTGGGGAAGATCAGGTCTACAAGATCGAGGGTGACGAGCTCATGCTGGCGGGCACGGCCGAAGTGCCGGTCAACAGCCTGTTCGCCGGGGAGCAGCTGCCGCTCGATACCCTGCCGGTGACCTATGCCGCCATCAGCGCCGCCTTCCGCAGCGAGGCGGGCAGCGCCGGGCGAGACGTGCGTGGGCTGATCCGTGTCCATGAATTCCGCAAGGTCGAGCAGTACGTGATGTGCCGCGCCGACGAGCACGAGGCCCTGCGGTGGTTCGACACCCTGCTGACCAATGCCGAGGGGCTGCTGCAGGCGCTGGAACTGCCCTACCGCGTCGTTCAGAACTGTACCGGCGACATGGGTGCCGGCAAGGTCCTGATGTACGACATCGAGACCTGGGTACCCAGTGAGGAGAAGTACCGAGAGACGCATTCCTGCTCGTACCTGGGTGACTGGCAGGCCCGCCGCACAGGGCTGCGCTACCGCGACGAGGACGGCAGGCTGGTCTACGCCCACACGCTGAACAACACAGGAATTGCCGCGCCGCGCATTCTCGTGCCCCTGCTGGAAAACCATCAGCTGGCCGACGGCCGTATCCGAATTCCCCAGGCGCTGCGTCCCTACCTGGGCGGCAAAGAAGTGATCGGCCAGCCGGTGCGCTGA
- a CDS encoding DinB family protein yields the protein MTQSLQDPTVLLIMGRTPDEVRARLAAELDAFEAELRTRQADWSVTQPGREWSPAQEAEHVLLINEGITRLVGLLMSDRELRPLPQTPGVLKEGRRQAPAHTLPSPHGLAWADLEGRWAEHRTRLEAAAAQLRDVPERTMWHPFYGELDALNWMRMVAGHLDSHRRLLKRSAGA from the coding sequence ATGACCCAATCCCTTCAAGACCCGACTGTGCTGCTGATCATGGGCCGTACCCCCGACGAGGTGCGCGCACGCCTGGCAGCTGAACTCGACGCCTTCGAGGCCGAGTTGCGGACCCGCCAGGCCGACTGGTCCGTGACCCAGCCGGGGCGTGAGTGGTCGCCTGCCCAGGAAGCGGAGCACGTGCTGCTGATCAACGAGGGGATTACCCGTCTGGTGGGTCTGCTGATGTCCGACCGGGAACTGCGGCCTCTTCCCCAGACACCGGGCGTGCTGAAAGAGGGCAGGCGTCAGGCGCCGGCGCACACCTTGCCCAGTCCTCACGGGCTGGCCTGGGCAGACCTGGAAGGCCGCTGGGCAGAGCACCGCACGCGACTTGAAGCGGCGGCCGCGCAGCTTCGCGATGTCCCGGAGCGCACCATGTGGCACCCCTTCTATGGCGAACTGGACGCCCTGAACTGGATGCGGATGGTGGCCGGTCACCTGGACAGTCACCGCCGGCTGCTGAAACGGAGTGCGGGCGCGTGA
- a CDS encoding glycoside hydrolase family 26 protein, translating into MCAAMGVWALVGTAQAASCGMFGLTVNSPSVLGAVEQKVGCTFTSTRWFVDWKRPFPGQAALQFFKTPGRQLELSWQPRIRLGENKYKGVTYRAIAAGEHDAYIRGFARSIRTTGRTIPITFAPEMNGDWGAYQLSARNTPQDFKRAWLRLHRIFREEKANVRWVWSPNIIYPTMRSNYRALYPGDAYVDEVGLDGYNWGTTNPWNRWKTFAQTFDQSYRAVKKITNKPMQLGELSSVEKGGNKAAWIRNMCQVLPSYPQVRKVFWFHVVDRNVDWRLTTSQAALDAFKACIRKQS; encoded by the coding sequence ATGTGCGCCGCGATGGGAGTCTGGGCCCTGGTTGGCACAGCGCAAGCGGCCTCCTGCGGAATGTTCGGCCTGACGGTGAATTCGCCGTCCGTTCTGGGCGCTGTGGAGCAGAAGGTAGGCTGCACCTTCACCTCCACCCGCTGGTTCGTTGACTGGAAACGGCCATTTCCAGGGCAGGCCGCGCTCCAGTTCTTCAAGACGCCGGGCCGGCAGCTTGAGCTGTCCTGGCAGCCACGCATCCGGCTGGGGGAAAACAAATACAAGGGCGTGACCTACCGCGCTATTGCGGCTGGCGAGCACGACGCTTATATCCGGGGGTTCGCCCGCAGTATCCGGACCACCGGCCGCACCATCCCGATCACGTTTGCCCCGGAGATGAATGGCGACTGGGGCGCGTACCAGCTGAGTGCCAGGAACACTCCACAGGACTTCAAGCGGGCCTGGCTGCGTCTGCACCGCATTTTCCGCGAGGAAAAGGCCAACGTCCGGTGGGTCTGGAGCCCCAACATCATCTATCCCACCATGCGGTCGAACTACCGCGCGCTGTACCCGGGTGACGCGTATGTCGACGAGGTCGGTCTGGACGGGTACAACTGGGGCACGACCAATCCCTGGAACCGCTGGAAGACGTTTGCCCAGACCTTTGACCAGTCCTACCGCGCAGTCAAGAAGATCACGAACAAGCCTATGCAGCTTGGCGAGCTGTCCAGCGTGGAGAAGGGTGGAAACAAGGCGGCCTGGATCCGCAATATGTGTCAGGTGCTGCCCAGTTACCCTCAGGTCCGCAAGGTGTTCTGGTTTCATGTGGTAGACCGGAACGTGGACTGGCGTCTGACCACCAGCCAGGCAGCCCTGGACGCCTTTAAGGCCTGTATCCGTAAACAATCCTGA
- a CDS encoding ComF family protein yields MACEWWAALTRTLLPRACPGCGQQLGPEAGLCPGCRAALRPQVQVHSPLCSRVEPHLVTLGAYRGVLRRSVRALKYGGARDLAGILGPALARGVPLEWGVTAVVPVPLHVSRLRERGFNQAELLACGLAQELGVPCVPQALTRRRAGVSQARQQGAQRQNFHGHFQADFRHLPPGGVLLLDDVLTSGRTLLACRDALQDAGVNRLYYAVVAR; encoded by the coding sequence ATGGCTTGCGAATGGTGGGCAGCGCTGACCCGCACGCTGTTGCCGCGTGCCTGCCCCGGGTGTGGGCAGCAACTGGGCCCGGAGGCCGGACTGTGCCCAGGCTGCCGCGCCGCCCTGAGACCGCAGGTGCAGGTTCATAGTCCCCTGTGCAGCCGGGTCGAGCCACATCTGGTCACGCTGGGTGCGTACCGGGGAGTGCTGCGACGGTCGGTGCGGGCGCTGAAGTACGGGGGCGCCCGCGACCTGGCGGGCATTCTGGGCCCGGCCCTGGCGCGGGGCGTGCCACTGGAATGGGGCGTGACGGCCGTGGTGCCGGTGCCGCTGCACGTGTCACGGCTGCGTGAGCGGGGGTTTAATCAGGCCGAGCTGCTGGCCTGCGGGCTGGCGCAGGAGTTGGGTGTGCCCTGTGTGCCCCAGGCCCTGACGCGCCGGCGTGCGGGTGTATCACAGGCGCGCCAGCAGGGAGCACAGCGGCAGAACTTCCATGGCCACTTTCAGGCGGATTTCCGGCATTTGCCGCCAGGGGGGGTCCTGCTGCTTGACGACGTCCTGACGAGTGGGCGCACGTTACTGGCCTGTCGCGATGCCCTGCAGGACGCTGGCGTAAACAGGCTGTATTACGCCGTGGTCGCGCGCTGA
- a CDS encoding glycosyltransferase, which produces MIVVLTVVIVLLLIKAILTVVLAVAHRRRAQRQWAELPATPLGVTVMIAAYNEEVGITGTLTSVLSEALDELQVLVVDDGSSDGTAAAVERTAQLDPRVQLIRQDNTGKAGALNHALQYVRYPVAVSVDADSAIAPGTLAALARHFHDPRVGAVAGDVRVAGDAKLITHVQDMEYTVGQHMEKRAQCMLGTVSVVPGAAGAFRTELLRELGGYSRDTLTEDMDLTIAIAAAGYEVRFEPRALSFTEPPQALKHLWRQRMRWMYGTFQTMIKYRHLMFNPRAGKVGLLTLPYMLLYGLVLGGVGPLIDIAAVSILVQYSTFDAVWPIIAHVLVDFVIVGAALALGGASWRMLIYTPTQRFFLRPFVAIVVMMTCWTFLRRRNVHWNKLPRVGLNMAMTNPAARTPAMSPAAAIAPATLPLPMPVGTGPEERAS; this is translated from the coding sequence ATGATTGTCGTGCTGACCGTGGTGATCGTCCTGCTGCTGATCAAGGCCATCCTGACCGTAGTACTGGCCGTTGCGCACCGGCGCCGGGCCCAGCGGCAGTGGGCGGAATTGCCCGCTACGCCGCTGGGCGTTACGGTGATGATCGCAGCCTACAACGAAGAGGTGGGCATCACCGGCACCCTGACTTCAGTGCTGTCCGAGGCTCTGGATGAGCTGCAGGTGCTGGTCGTCGACGACGGATCGAGCGACGGTACCGCTGCAGCTGTCGAGCGCACTGCCCAGCTTGACCCCCGGGTTCAGCTGATCCGGCAGGACAACACCGGGAAGGCCGGAGCGCTCAATCACGCCCTGCAGTACGTGCGCTATCCGGTGGCCGTCAGCGTGGACGCCGACTCGGCCATCGCCCCGGGCACCCTGGCTGCCCTGGCCCGCCACTTCCACGACCCCCGGGTAGGTGCGGTGGCTGGTGACGTACGCGTGGCCGGTGACGCCAAGCTGATTACCCACGTTCAGGACATGGAGTACACCGTCGGGCAGCATATGGAAAAGCGCGCGCAGTGCATGCTGGGCACCGTGTCGGTGGTGCCGGGAGCTGCCGGGGCCTTCCGTACTGAACTGCTGAGGGAACTCGGTGGCTACAGCCGCGACACCCTCACGGAAGACATGGATCTGACCATCGCCATCGCCGCCGCCGGTTACGAGGTGCGCTTCGAGCCCCGGGCCCTGAGCTTCACCGAGCCGCCCCAGGCGCTGAAGCATCTGTGGCGTCAGCGGATGCGCTGGATGTACGGCACCTTCCAGACGATGATCAAATACCGTCATCTGATGTTCAACCCCCGCGCCGGGAAGGTAGGTCTGCTGACGCTGCCCTACATGCTGCTCTACGGACTGGTGCTGGGCGGTGTGGGTCCGCTGATCGATATCGCTGCCGTTTCGATTCTGGTGCAGTACTCCACTTTCGACGCCGTGTGGCCCATCATTGCGCACGTTCTGGTGGACTTTGTGATCGTAGGTGCGGCCCTGGCGCTTGGTGGAGCTTCGTGGCGCATGCTGATCTACACGCCAACCCAGCGCTTCTTCCTGCGGCCTTTCGTCGCTATCGTAGTGATGATGACCTGCTGGACCTTCCTTCGCCGCCGCAACGTACACTGGAACAAACTGCCCCGGGTAGGCCTGAATATGGCCATGACCAACCCGGCCGCTAGGACCCCGGCAATGTCTCCTGCCGCTGCCATAGCTCCAGCCACCCTTCCGCTGCCTATGCCCGTCGGGACCGGCCCCGAGGAGCGCGCATCTTGA
- a CDS encoding alpha/beta fold hydrolase has translation MVQYKSRVVRLRQGDLEVHEAGEGTPLVLLHGAFTDHTIWNDLVTRMVVLGYRCVVPDLPLGSHRQPMPQHADLSPSGLADLVADLITALELAPATIISNDTATAVMQLVLTRHPTVTGAAVLTSGDAYEHFLPPVFASLKVLPYVPGGLQMLGRVMRHPRLGRQRWAFGRLSTTGMSTEQAERWSAGLTTNPGVRRDVRSMIRGFHRRHTLGAAALFGTVGAPVRIVWGRDDQVFPVRLAARLARDLPHADLHVLDHGWTYLQLDAAQELSALVHSFVGTGHGRRSPQPALDT, from the coding sequence ATGGTTCAGTACAAGTCTCGTGTGGTCCGTCTTCGGCAGGGTGATCTCGAGGTGCACGAGGCTGGGGAAGGAACTCCGCTGGTATTGCTGCATGGAGCTTTTACGGACCACACCATCTGGAACGACCTGGTGACGCGGATGGTAGTACTGGGTTACCGCTGTGTCGTTCCTGACCTGCCGCTGGGCTCGCACCGACAGCCGATGCCGCAGCACGCCGACCTCTCGCCGTCTGGTCTGGCAGATCTCGTGGCGGATCTGATCACGGCACTGGAACTGGCCCCCGCGACCATCATCAGCAACGACACCGCAACAGCAGTGATGCAGCTTGTGCTGACCCGGCATCCCACTGTCACAGGCGCTGCGGTGCTGACCAGTGGTGATGCCTACGAGCACTTTCTGCCCCCCGTGTTCGCTTCTCTCAAAGTGCTGCCCTATGTTCCTGGGGGACTGCAGATGCTGGGGCGGGTGATGCGCCACCCCAGACTCGGGCGTCAGCGCTGGGCCTTCGGACGCCTGAGTACCACCGGCATGAGCACAGAGCAGGCTGAGCGCTGGAGCGCCGGCCTGACCACGAATCCAGGGGTGCGCCGTGATGTCCGCTCCATGATCCGGGGCTTTCACCGCCGTCATACCCTGGGGGCGGCGGCGCTGTTCGGCACGGTTGGCGCGCCGGTCCGAATCGTCTGGGGGCGCGATGACCAGGTGTTTCCGGTCAGGTTGGCTGCGCGGCTGGCCCGTGACCTGCCTCATGCCGACCTGCACGTGCTGGACCACGGCTGGACCTATCTCCAGCTGGACGCCGCTCAGGAACTTTCAGCGCTGGTCCACTCGTTTGTTGGAACGGGTCACGGGCGTCGGTCGCCACAACCTGCACTCGACACCTGA
- a CDS encoding BsuPI-related putative proteinase inhibitor has product MTKRLFLTAALLAAGLGSAQTGIPALPPGAAAPTTTDRLFPSGFRLSQLQAVQPLLQGLNTVQTSRIDEQQGRVVVTGLNAVDRLELLKRLRTANLPAGIVTFTTSATGTTTGNGSTGTVTQTPMTQTPVTQAPVAQTPSTQAPTTPVAPVTPPAATTPVRPGVTTLPARARPLSLPHRAVLTGPASVRAGEANTWSFNLTNTGTQAINLQHGACDVRFEVLNAAGEVVRPDPKDTVCTMQIIMTNVAPGQTREVQKIRWEGKNAQGQPVRPGTYTIRAVFDGPVLIRAQELKVTVR; this is encoded by the coding sequence ATGACCAAACGACTGTTCCTGACAGCCGCCCTCCTGGCAGCGGGCCTGGGCTCGGCGCAGACCGGTATTCCGGCCCTGCCTCCCGGTGCGGCCGCACCCACGACCACGGACCGGCTTTTTCCTTCGGGCTTCCGCCTTTCACAGCTCCAGGCCGTCCAGCCCCTACTGCAGGGTCTGAACACCGTTCAGACAAGCAGGATCGACGAACAGCAGGGCCGCGTCGTGGTGACGGGTCTCAATGCGGTTGACCGCCTGGAACTGCTCAAGCGGCTGCGCACGGCGAACCTGCCCGCTGGAATTGTGACCTTTACAACTTCCGCGACGGGGACCACCACCGGAAATGGAAGCACCGGAACCGTGACTCAGACGCCCATGACCCAGACGCCAGTCACCCAGGCACCGGTCGCACAGACACCCTCTACCCAGGCGCCCACAACTCCTGTTGCTCCGGTGACTCCTCCAGCTGCTACCACACCTGTGCGGCCAGGTGTCACGACGCTTCCGGCGCGCGCCCGGCCTCTGAGCCTGCCTCACCGTGCTGTCCTGACCGGACCGGCCAGCGTCCGTGCCGGAGAGGCCAACACCTGGTCGTTCAACCTGACCAACACGGGGACACAGGCCATCAACCTGCAGCATGGGGCCTGCGATGTGCGCTTCGAGGTGCTGAATGCTGCTGGCGAGGTCGTGCGCCCTGATCCCAAAGACACGGTCTGCACCATGCAGATCATCATGACCAACGTGGCGCCCGGCCAGACGCGCGAGGTGCAGAAAATCCGCTGGGAAGGCAAGAATGCCCAGGGTCAGCCTGTGCGTCCGGGAACCTATACCATCCGCGCTGTATTTGACGGTCCGGTCCTGATTCGTGCGCAGGAACTGAAAGTCACTGTCCGCTAA
- a CDS encoding DUF1684 domain-containing protein: MTSNADPYSQAVQEFRSRKDAHFKAGQGPLEPAALPDFTGLSYFAPDPAWTFTVPLEPLPQDASAEFILQTNTGETRTMARYGRVQVPLPGGEHSLSVFTPLGEEAPARVFIPFRDATSGQETYGAGRYLDAPVGRDSDGGLLVNVDFNMAYHPYCAYGDGWTCPLPPRENVLPEVVRAGEKLPTAPA, encoded by the coding sequence GTGACCAGCAACGCGGACCCCTATAGCCAGGCAGTGCAGGAATTTCGCAGCCGCAAGGATGCGCACTTCAAAGCGGGACAGGGTCCGCTTGAACCCGCCGCGCTGCCGGACTTTACGGGTCTGTCCTATTTCGCGCCAGACCCGGCCTGGACGTTTACCGTTCCACTTGAACCTCTCCCGCAGGACGCCAGCGCCGAGTTCATCCTGCAGACCAATACCGGGGAAACACGGACCATGGCCCGCTACGGCCGCGTACAGGTTCCGCTCCCTGGCGGAGAGCACAGCCTCAGCGTCTTCACGCCCCTGGGTGAGGAGGCCCCGGCCCGGGTCTTTATTCCGTTCCGGGACGCCACCAGTGGCCAGGAAACCTACGGGGCAGGGCGCTACCTGGACGCTCCCGTGGGCCGCGACTCTGACGGCGGGCTCCTGGTCAATGTGGACTTCAACATGGCCTATCACCCCTACTGCGCCTATGGCGACGGCTGGACCTGTCCGCTGCCCCCCCGCGAGAACGTGCTGCCTGAAGTGGTGCGCGCCGGCGAGAAGTTGCCCACGGCTCCCGCCTAA
- a CDS encoding Ig domain-containing protein, whose protein sequence is MSSKPSDRRPARAALLTLALLGGAALSGCGQEITGTSTTSGRDALYFADSAAGLPPVYANETYTGNLTVLGGAGPYTLRVTNGTLPPGLKLSGQTLSGTPTKTGTYKFTVEATDSTLSTKVKEYTLNVNELPPLSLQPVLPSGQVRGETRIPVTITAPRGVRAVRLNWTLPAGATVTGVQPAETGGVLFWRVEGQTVTVDVGFKTIPRNGNRVALIAVKPARPVTLEAKMTYEARDGQGKLLTPAPAAAAPATAPATAPKDGTAPAAPQTTDPVRSTQPPASAPAAAPTAPTAPATPAVPTAPTSPVTPPPPTTPTPPTTPGTGGKP, encoded by the coding sequence ATGTCAAGCAAACCCAGCGACCGCCGTCCGGCGCGGGCGGCCCTCCTGACTCTTGCGCTGCTGGGCGGCGCAGCGCTCAGCGGCTGTGGGCAGGAGATCACCGGCACCTCGACCACCTCCGGGCGGGACGCCCTGTACTTTGCCGATAGCGCCGCCGGCCTGCCGCCGGTGTACGCCAACGAGACGTACACCGGTAACCTCACGGTGCTGGGAGGCGCGGGTCCCTACACGCTGCGTGTCACCAACGGCACGCTGCCTCCGGGACTTAAACTCAGCGGCCAGACGCTCAGCGGCACGCCCACCAAGACTGGCACCTACAAGTTCACTGTGGAAGCCACCGACTCCACACTGAGCACCAAAGTCAAGGAATACACCCTGAACGTCAATGAGCTGCCGCCGCTGTCGTTGCAGCCGGTGCTGCCCTCCGGACAGGTCCGGGGTGAAACCCGCATTCCCGTGACCATCACGGCGCCCCGGGGGGTACGTGCCGTCCGCCTGAACTGGACCCTGCCGGCAGGCGCGACCGTGACTGGCGTGCAGCCTGCCGAGACCGGCGGCGTGCTGTTCTGGCGTGTGGAGGGTCAGACTGTGACGGTGGACGTGGGCTTCAAGACCATCCCCCGCAACGGGAACCGGGTGGCCCTGATCGCTGTGAAACCTGCCCGGCCGGTCACCCTGGAGGCCAAGATGACCTACGAGGCCCGCGACGGCCAGGGCAAGCTGCTGACCCCGGCTCCTGCGGCGGCGGCCCCTGCGACGGCTCCAGCCACCGCACCCAAGGACGGCACTGCACCCGCTGCTCCTCAGACCACGGACCCCGTGCGGTCCACCCAGCCCCCTGCATCTGCTCCTGCCGCAGCCCCTACGGCGCCCACTGCACCTGCAACGCCTGCCGTCCCCACAGCCCCAACCAGTCCGGTAACACCGCCACCACCGACCACCCCAACTCCCCCGACCACTCCTGGCACCGGAGGCAAACCATGA
- the hemE gene encoding uroporphyrinogen decarboxylase → MTQSPSPRPATERPSNPAVHDSAFLKALRGEPASHTPVWFMRQAGRYMPEYRALRAGRSMLDCIRTPELAAEITLQPIKAMPLDAAILFNDILTPLPTMGLDLDFVGGVGPQIANPVSTTADVDRLGVPSTAETMPYTAESIRLLVPELNARGIPLIGFVGAPFTLASYAIEGKGSRNYERTKRFMYAEPAAWERLMGKFEAILADYLTEQVKAGASAVQIFDSWVGALSIYDYRTFVKPATSRLIERVKKLGVPVIYFGTGTTHLLPDMASLGTNIVGADWRLPLNQAWDLLEPGQGIQGNLDPLLLQAPWRELRHQTDRILGEAAGRPGHVFNVGHGILPETSQAMVHRLTDYVHEQSQR, encoded by the coding sequence GTGACCCAATCCCCATCCCCCCGCCCTGCCACCGAACGTCCCTCCAATCCCGCCGTCCACGACTCTGCCTTCCTGAAGGCCCTGCGCGGCGAACCCGCCTCGCATACGCCGGTATGGTTTATGCGCCAGGCCGGGCGCTATATGCCTGAGTACCGCGCGCTGCGCGCCGGGCGTTCCATGCTGGACTGCATCCGCACCCCTGAGCTGGCCGCCGAGATTACCCTGCAGCCTATCAAGGCGATGCCGCTGGACGCCGCCATCCTGTTCAACGACATCCTGACGCCGCTGCCGACCATGGGCCTCGATCTGGACTTTGTAGGTGGCGTAGGCCCGCAGATTGCCAACCCGGTGAGCACCACGGCAGACGTCGACCGCCTGGGCGTGCCTTCCACTGCCGAAACGATGCCCTACACCGCCGAGAGCATCCGCCTGCTGGTCCCGGAGCTCAACGCCCGTGGCATACCGCTGATCGGTTTTGTGGGTGCACCGTTCACGCTGGCCAGCTACGCCATCGAAGGCAAGGGCTCGCGCAATTACGAGCGCACCAAGCGCTTCATGTACGCCGAGCCCGCCGCCTGGGAGCGCCTGATGGGCAAGTTCGAGGCGATCCTGGCCGACTACCTGACCGAACAGGTCAAGGCCGGGGCAAGCGCCGTGCAGATCTTCGATTCGTGGGTCGGCGCCCTGAGCATCTACGACTACCGGACCTTCGTGAAGCCGGCCACCAGCCGCCTGATCGAGCGCGTGAAGAAGCTGGGCGTCCCGGTGATCTATTTCGGAACCGGAACCACCCATCTGCTGCCGGACATGGCCTCGCTGGGCACCAACATCGTGGGAGCCGACTGGAGATTGCCCCTGAATCAGGCCTGGGATCTGCTGGAACCGGGGCAGGGCATTCAGGGCAACCTCGATCCGCTGCTGCTGCAGGCGCCCTGGCGTGAACTCAGACACCAGACCGACCGCATTCTGGGAGAAGCTGCCGGGCGTCCGGGGCATGTCTTCAACGTCGGACACGGCATTCTGCCCGAAACGTCTCAGGCGATGGTGCACCGGCTGACCGACTACGTTCACGAGCAGTCCCAGCGCTGA
- a CDS encoding RNA-binding S4 domain-containing protein: protein MTDDRFQDTIDLQDFLKLRGLVETGGEAKFRVQGGEVRLNGEVETRRRKKLRRGDIVEYAGHRLKVDW, encoded by the coding sequence ATGACCGACGACCGTTTCCAGGACACCATAGACCTTCAGGACTTCCTGAAATTGCGCGGCCTGGTCGAGACCGGCGGCGAGGCAAAGTTCCGCGTCCAGGGCGGCGAGGTCCGGCTGAACGGTGAAGTCGAGACCCGCCGCCGCAAGAAGCTCCGCCGGGGCGACATCGTGGAATATGCCGGGCACCGCCTCAAGGTGGACTGGTGA